The DNA region TCTGGCTGGTCGTGTCGGTGGGCTGCTGATGGGTGTCGGTGTGATCACCGCGCTGGTGTCCCGTCTGGTGCTGCGTCTGGTTCTGGGCGCCCCGTTCGCGATCCTCCTGGCCGCGCTGGTCAGTCACCGCACCACGGGGATCCTCGCGGTCATCTACACCATCGCGGTGACGATGTGGTGGTTGCGCCGATTGTGGTCGCGCATCATCCATCCCGGCCCTACTGCCGGCCGGCCCACGGCCTTCCCGCCGGGAGCGCCCGCGGTCGGGCCGGGTCGAGTGGGGTGAGCTGATGCGGTGGCCGCGACGGCTCGCGTCGGCGCTGATGGTCGTTGTCCTGCTGGTCGGCCCGCCGCTGCTGCTCGTACGGCTGGTCGGCTGGCCAGCGATGGGTGGTCCTCGTGTGGCGATCTGGGGGTGGATTCGTGATCCGCTGACCGAGCAGAACCTGATTCTGATGGTGGTGGGGCTGGCCTGGGCGTTGTGGGCCTTCGTCGCCTACACCGTCACCGTCCGGACGGCGGTGCGGTTGTGGGCTGGTGTCCGGTGGCTGCGCCGCCTGCCGCTGCCTACGCCGTGGCAGGCCACCGCGACGGGTATGGCCGGTGCCGCCGCCCTGACCATCGCAACCCCCACCACCCTCACCAGCGGCCCCGAGCATCCCGCGACGACGGTGGGTGCCGGCGACATTCACGGCCGGGACGACGTCGATCAGGCCGCGAATAGCGACGGGGTGGTCGTGGCGGGAGGGTGGCTGCCCCGTGCGGTCGCCGACCAGGTGGGCGTGGCGGTGGGGTTGCTGTGGCTGCGTCGCCGTCTGGCCTACCGCCCCCGCCGGGCGAGCGAGGACGCGGATGATCTGGCGCCGCTACCGGCCACCGTGGCTGCCATCCAGGCCGCCACCACCGTCCGGCCCGACTCACCCCCACCACAGCCGTCGGAGGCGGTGGTGGGGGTTCTGCCGCCGGGGTTCCCGGCGGGCGGTGTGGGGTTGAGCGGGCCGGGAGCGTTGGCAGCTGCCCGTGGGCTGCTGGTCACGGTTCTTCTGGCCGCGTTACGCCAGGACAGCGCCCGGTTGGTGATCACCCGCCGCGCGGCGCAGGTGTTGCTCGGGCCGGAGGCACCCTTCCTCCGTCCCGGGTCGGGGCTGTGGATCGCCGACACCGTCCCGCACGCCACCACCCTGGTGAGCGCCGCACCACCGGCGACGCCCTCCTTCCCGGGCGGGCGGTCAGTGCTGATCCTCGACGGGCCGCCCCCGGACACGCTCGTCACCGAGGTGGCGACCGTGGTCGTGTTGGCCGACTGGCCACAAGCGACGACCTGGCATGTGGCGGCCGACGGCCACACCCAGGCCCTCGACACGATGGCGTCTGGCCCGCGGGTCTGCGTGCTGGACCCGGTCGCCGCGGCGGATCTGCTCACCGTCACCGGCCACCTCCATCCACCCGTACGCGACGCCCGACCTCAGCCGATACCGCACGCTCGGATACCCCGCCAACCAGGTCCGCACCCCGACGGCGGAGAGGTGGGTCGGCGGTTGCGGGCACAGGTGTTGGGTGAACCGATGCTGCTCTGCGACGGCACACCTCTGCCGCTGCGGCGCACCGCAGCCCGGCAAGCCCTGGTCTTCCTCGCCGCGCACGCCGACGGCGTCGACAGCCACGTCATGGCCGAAGCCCTCTGGCCAGGACTGCCCGCGCACCGTCTCACCGGCCGCCTCTACACCACCCTCAGCGAGCTCCGCACCGCCGTACGCGCCGCCACCGACCTACCCCTGATCGACCGGACCGGTGACCGCTACCGCCTGCATCCCGACCACGTCGACGTCGACCTGTGGCACCTGCGCGCCGCGGCCGCTCACGCGGCATCTGCTCTCACCGACCCGGCCACGGCGTGGCGGGCGGTCATCGACGCCTACACCGGGGACCTCGCCGCCGGGCACACCTGGCCCTGGCTCGACGCGTACCGCGAAACCGCCCGCCGCCAGGTCCTCGACGCCTACACCGCCCTGGCCGACACCGAAGCCGACCCCCGACGCGCCCTCACCCACCTCCAGGACGGCATCCGCGTCGACCCGTACAACGCCGACCTGCACCAGCGAGCCGTGAACATCCTCGCCGGGCTGGGTGAGCACACGGCCGCCGCCGACCTGACCGAGCGGTACAAGCGGGGTCTCATCGCCGCCGGCCTCAACCCCGACCACGTCCTCCAGATCGCGCTCCTACACGGCCGCACCACCTGACCGGACTCTCCGCCACAGCGGCAGGAATCTCGGGAAGGACGAGGGCGCTCGTCGAGCGGCCGGACGTCGGTAGCGGATACCCGGCGAACCGACAGCCCACCGTCGGTGGCAGGGCGGCCTGTTGGCACCCCGAACGTGACAGGCACCTCGAGCCGCACCTGTGCGGGGTGTGCTGTCTGACCTGCGGTTGTGAGGTCGTGTTAGACGGTGTGAGGTTCTGTTAGCCGCTGAACCGGGTCGATCCCGTCGCGTCGCTCCTACGGTCTGTGTCACCGCATGGCCGGCACATGCCGGTAGGCGGTGCCGGCGAAGGGAGGCAGGCGTGAGAGCACCGATGTCGACAGCGACCGTGGCCGCGGTCGTGCTCGCGGCGGCGCCGCTGGGGCTGCTGTACCTGGCGGGGCCGGACCTGATTGCGGGGCCGCCCTCCGACGAGCAGCTGCGGGCGTGGCTGCACCAGCCCTTGACCACCGGGTTCCTCACCGCGCTGCTGCAGGCCGCTGCCTGGCTGCTCTGGGCGCTGTTCGCCACCGCCGTGGCTCACCGCGTCCGTCAGCGTGTCGGGGCGCCGGTGCGGTGGCGGTTCGCGTTGCGTCTACCCGGGCCGCTGCAGGGGCTCGCGGCGGCGCTGCTGGGCGCCACCGCCGTGACCTCCGCCGCCCTACCCGCGGCCGCGCACACCACCTCCACCGCCGACACCTCTCCCCCCGGCCTTCCGCCACCTGCGGACCCCAGCCCCACCCTGGACCGGAACCTTCAGCGGCCCGCACCGCTGCCCACCGTCGCGGCCTCGGCGACGCCGACAGACACCCGCCACTCTCCCCCGAACAGCCAACGAGCAGCGGGGGTCACCGATCACACCCGCGCGTCCGCCCCGCACCGCACCGCCCATACCGGCGGTCAGCCGTCGTCGGCGGCACGGACGGCGGGCCAGCCGGCACAGGCTGACACGTGCGTGGTGCGTCCCGGTGACACCCTCTCCGCGATCGCGCAGCAGCGGCTCGGTGACCCCGACCGCTGGCCCGAGATCTGGGAGCTCAACCGTGGTAGACGCTTCGACACCGGCGGCGGCACGTTCACCAACCCCCACCTCATCCACCCCGGCTGGATCCTGCGACTACCGAAGGACGCGCTCCCACCCGCGACGGCCATACCCCAGCCGCCGGCGCCCCCACCCGAGGCTGACGCACCCGAACCACGACCGACCACACCCGACAAGTCCGCTACTACACCAGTTCCTTCCGCCAGCGCCGGTACGCCCCCGGACCCGACCGCTTCTACGCCGGTCGACGACGCCAGCCCCGCTACGCCCACACCCTCGTCCGAAGGACAGCCGAGCCGCTCAGTCGGCGTGCCGTCGCCGACGAGCAGCCCGCCGGCACAGACGAGTCGCGGCATCACGGTAGGGACCGGCAGCTGGCTGGACGTCGGTCTTGCCGCCGCGATCGCCGCAGCCGCCACCCTGGTCTGGGCGCTACGTCGGCGCCACTACCAACGACGGCCCCCCAGCCCGGCTCGGCGCGGCGACGCCGACCTCTCGCCGCTGCCCGCCGTCGTCACCCGCATCCGCCGGAGCCTGCGCCAGCACAACGACAACGACATCGGTGTGGACATCCTCGACACGACAGGCCCTCTCGACGCCGCACCCGAGCCCGTAGCCGCGGGCGACGACGTCGAGGACGACAGGCCGGCCAGCAGCGGACCGAGGTCCCACGAGGGGTCCGCGGCCGACGCAGCGGCGCCGGTGGTGCCCGCTCTGGACAACTCCGCGGCAGTGTGGCCGGCCGCCGGCCTCGGTCTGACCGGTCCCGGCGCGCACGCGGCCGGGCGGGGCTTCCTCACCGCCGCTCTCGCCGCCGGCAACGCGCACGATCCGCACACGCGCGGCTCGGTGGTCATCCCCTCCCCCACCACCGTCAGCCTCCTGGACGCAGCCGCGCTGCCCGCGAGCCCTCGCCTGACCGTCACCCGCAGCCTGGCCGACGCCCTGGACCTCCTCGAAACACTGGCGCTGCACCGGACACGGCTGGTCTACCAGCACGAGGTCGACACCATCGCCGACCTCCGCCACCGCCACCCCGACACCGAGCCGCAGCCACCCGTCCTGCTCATCGCCGACACGGCCGCCCGCCACGAACGCGTCCGTATCGCCGCGCTGCTGGCCCAAGGACAACGCCTCGACATCCACGGCATCCTCCTCGGCCCCTGGCCCGAGGGCGACACCGTCGCCGTCGCCACCGACGGCACCACCTCCCCCACCACTGACGAGACAACCCGCCACACCGGGCACCCCGCCGACCTCGGCCGGCTCACCGTCCTCACCGCCGCCGACACCATCGACCTGATCACCACGCTCACCGAAGCCCACACCGGTACCCGGCACACGCCACCCACCCCGCCGACAGACCTCGCCACCACACCGGAACCGACACGCCACGCAGGCGCCGCCGAAGGCAACGACCACGCCGAACCCGGTCCCTCCCAAGCCGCAGCAGTCGACACCGGGCCGGAGACAGGGGCGGTCGACGGGCTCACCCGCGCTGGGGCGCTGGCAGCGGTCGACGATCGACCAGAGCCGACCGCGCGGCCTGACGGGCGCGTCGCGGTGCGGACGCTCGGCACCGCCCGCATCGTCGACATGGACACCACGGTCCCGCTGCGGGCCAAAGCCCTCGAACTACTCGTCTACCTCGTGGTCCACGACGGCGACGCCACCCAGGACGCCATCCTCGACGACCTGCTACCCGACGCCCCACGATCGAAGGCACCACACCGCCTGCACACCTACGTGTCCGCGCTCCGCAAGACCCTCACCCGCACCGGCGGCGCAACCGGCAGCTACCTCACCCACCCCGGCCGCCGCTACACCCTCAACCGCGAACTGATCGACGCGGACCTGTGGCGGATGCGTGACGCGCTACGCGCTACGCAACGAGCCGACAACCCCGACGAACGGCTCACCGCGCTACGCACCGCGGTCAACGCCTACCAGGGCGCTCTCGCCGACGGCTTCGACTACGAATGGATCGAGGCACCCCGCGAAGCCATCCGCCGCCAAGCCCTCGACGCCCACCTCGCCCTCGCCGCCGCCACCCCCGACCCGGCCGAGGCCATCACCGTGCTGACCACCGCGATCCACCACGACCCCTACGCCGAAACCGTCTACCAACACGCGATGCGCGCCCACGCCGCACTCGGACACCTCGACCAGATCCACGCCCTCCGCCGCACCCTGACCCACCGACTCCACGACATCGACACCACCCCCAGCCAGGACACCCTCGCCCTCGCCGACCAACTCATCACCGAACTACAAGCCAGTTCCCGAGATCGGTCGCGCCCCGACGCCAGCGGACAGCGCCCATGACGGCCCACCGGTCAGGAGCACTCGACACCGCCACGAACACCAGCGGCCCGCTCACCCCCGACCGCAACAACAGCACGCACGCTGTCGCCAACGGCAGTGGTCGCGGCACCACGCCGGCCTCCACAGGCAGTGCGGGCACCGCGTCGGAGACCGACCCGCACAAATCGCCAGCACGGCGCGGCACCACCGCCGGGACGACCCGCGACGCGGCTGACGCCGACCTGGCCGCCGCCGTACGCCGCACCACACTGATGCGCCAAACCTTCTACGTCCTGGTCCTGCTGGTCGCCCTCGTCGGACAGGTCACCGGCAGCGTCCACACCCTCGACATCCCCCCACTCATCGCGATCCCCGCCGTCGCCGCCCTCGAACTCGGCGGCGTGGTCGTCATGGCCAACGCCGACGTACGACGCCGCCTCGGCGAACACGCCCTCGCATCCCGAATCCTCTCCGCGGTGATCGCCGCAACGGCCGTCACCTTCAACTGGGTCGCCCACCCCGACCACCTCGTCGGCGGCTTCTACGCCGCCATGTCCGCCCTCGGCTACCTCGTCTGGCTTATGCACACGGGCAACCAACGCCGCGACCGACTCCGCGCCACCGGAAACCTCCCACCCACACCACCCGCCTACGAACTGATCGGCCACTGGATCCGCCACCCCGCCATCACCATCCGCGCACGATCCCTCGCCAAAGCCGACGGCCTCGACCTCTACGACTCCCTAAGAGCCGCCCAAACCACAATCGACCGGGAACACCGCCACCAGGCGATCGCCGCAGTGCTACGACGCAAGATCCGCAAAGCGGTCGACCCCGCCACAGCCGACATCGCAATACACCTCTACGACCTCGACGAGATCGCCAAACGCCTCACCGCCAGCGCCGACTACGCCGGACTGACCACACTCCTCGCCGCAGACCTAGCCCCAGAACGCATCGTGACAGCTCACCGCCCCAGCCACCACCGCCGCTGGTGCACCCGAAAGGCCTACGCCAAAGCGCCTTCGACACCTGAACCCACCGCGTCTTCAACTCCTACTCAGCCGGCGGCAGACGCGCCCAGCGATGGCCGGCAGGATCCTCCGCGCTTCCTCGAGCCCGCCCCGAACAATGACGACCGCCAGCAGCCCGCCGAGGGCCGCGACCTTGTTCCCGCACACGCGGTCACACAGCCGGACAAACCGGCCACAACGAGCCCGGCGGGCGTGAACACCGACAGCGACGACATCACCGGCGACGCCGACGCTCAGAGGGCTGCCAGCGACGGCGTCGCCAACGATGGGAAGGTGCCCACGACAACCGCGGAGGCGGTGGCCTACTGGCTGCGAAAAGAACCGAACTTGGCACCTGAACTGCTAGCCGAGAGGGTAGGTAGGTCGCTGCGCTCGGTCTACCGATACCTACCGCCGGACTACCCCCGCCGACCGGGGGTCGCGAGGCAACGAACCAACGACGGCCGACGCCAACACGACGCCCCGACACGCCGCGAGTGAGGTCACCGGCCGCCCGACGGCAGGCTAGCAAACGCGAAAAGGACCCCGGCTTCTCGCTCGTAAATCCAAGGTGGGCCGACCTCCACGAACCCGACGAGCCGCTCGATCACCGAGAGAGACTGAGTGGAGTGCGCATCCCCGGCAAACGGCGGCGGAGGGCCCCACTCAACGCCTCCCGCATCACCATGGAGCAATGACCCAAGAGACGAGATCCTTACGGTGCTTCCCGAGATCATTGCGCGGAGGCCGAAGGCACATTCATGCCTTGGGAAGCGCTCAACGAGCTTGGCCGACGAGAAATTACCTACACGGAATCGACGATACGAACCCACATCGTCAGCCAGATGTGCGCCAACGCGCCTGACCATCACGCTTCAGGGTGACATCCGCCCCCGCAGCCCGCTCC from Micromonospora sp. NBC_01739 includes:
- a CDS encoding BTAD domain-containing putative transcriptional regulator, yielding MRAPMSTATVAAVVLAAAPLGLLYLAGPDLIAGPPSDEQLRAWLHQPLTTGFLTALLQAAAWLLWALFATAVAHRVRQRVGAPVRWRFALRLPGPLQGLAAALLGATAVTSAALPAAAHTTSTADTSPPGLPPPADPSPTLDRNLQRPAPLPTVAASATPTDTRHSPPNSQRAAGVTDHTRASAPHRTAHTGGQPSSAARTAGQPAQADTCVVRPGDTLSAIAQQRLGDPDRWPEIWELNRGRRFDTGGGTFTNPHLIHPGWILRLPKDALPPATAIPQPPAPPPEADAPEPRPTTPDKSATTPVPSASAGTPPDPTASTPVDDASPATPTPSSEGQPSRSVGVPSPTSSPPAQTSRGITVGTGSWLDVGLAAAIAAAATLVWALRRRHYQRRPPSPARRGDADLSPLPAVVTRIRRSLRQHNDNDIGVDILDTTGPLDAAPEPVAAGDDVEDDRPASSGPRSHEGSAADAAAPVVPALDNSAAVWPAAGLGLTGPGAHAAGRGFLTAALAAGNAHDPHTRGSVVIPSPTTVSLLDAAALPASPRLTVTRSLADALDLLETLALHRTRLVYQHEVDTIADLRHRHPDTEPQPPVLLIADTAARHERVRIAALLAQGQRLDIHGILLGPWPEGDTVAVATDGTTSPTTDETTRHTGHPADLGRLTVLTAADTIDLITTLTEAHTGTRHTPPTPPTDLATTPEPTRHAGAAEGNDHAEPGPSQAAAVDTGPETGAVDGLTRAGALAAVDDRPEPTARPDGRVAVRTLGTARIVDMDTTVPLRAKALELLVYLVVHDGDATQDAILDDLLPDAPRSKAPHRLHTYVSALRKTLTRTGGATGSYLTHPGRRYTLNRELIDADLWRMRDALRATQRADNPDERLTALRTAVNAYQGALADGFDYEWIEAPREAIRRQALDAHLALAAATPDPAEAITVLTTAIHHDPYAETVYQHAMRAHAALGHLDQIHALRRTLTHRLHDIDTTPSQDTLALADQLITELQASSRDRSRPDASGQRP